Proteins from one Burkholderia sp. genomic window:
- the rplS gene encoding 50S ribosomal protein L19, whose amino-acid sequence MNLIEKLEQEEIERALTGKTIPEFAPGDTVNVNVNVVEGNRKRVQAYEGVVISKRNRGLNSAFIVRKISSGEGVERTFQTYSPLLASIVVKRRGDVRRAKLYYLRQRSGKSARIKEKLVSKDRGAATQQGARYPTRS is encoded by the coding sequence ATGAATCTGATCGAAAAACTTGAGCAGGAAGAAATTGAGCGCGCACTCACAGGCAAGACGATCCCCGAATTCGCCCCAGGCGATACGGTGAACGTGAACGTGAACGTAGTAGAAGGTAACCGCAAGCGCGTTCAAGCTTACGAAGGCGTCGTGATCTCGAAGCGCAATCGTGGTCTCAACTCGGCTTTCATCGTCCGCAAGATTTCGTCTGGCGAAGGCGTTGAGCGTACATTTCAGACGTACTCACCGCTTCTCGCGAGCATTGTCGTCAAGCGTCGCGGCGATGTCCGCCGTGCTAAGCTGTACTACCTGCGTCAGCGTTCGGGCAAGTCGGCTCGAATCAAGGAAAAGCTGGTGTCAAAGGATCGAGGAGCAGCTACCCAGCAGGGGGCGCGGTATCCCACTCGTAGTTGA
- the lpdA gene encoding dihydrolipoyl dehydrogenase produces the protein MSKEFDVVVIGAGPGGYIAAVRAAQLGKTVACIEKWKNPVGMLKLGGTCLNVGCIPSKALLTSSEEFEKTSYHLADHGITVGDVKIDTAKMLARKDAIVEKMTGGIEYLFKKHKITWLKGHGKCTGKTDAGVQIEASSAGETEVVTAKNVIIATGSKARHLPNLPVDGKIVADNEGALTFETVPKKLAVIGAGVIGLELGSVWHRLGAKVTVLEVLPTFLVAADEAVAKEAAKLFKKQGLDINLGVKIGEVKITDADVSIVYTDKDGAAKTLEADRLLVSIGRVPNTDNLGLESIGLKANERGFIEVDDYCRTAVPNVYAIGDVVRGPMLAHKAEDEGMLVAEVIHGQKPHIDYNCIPWVIYTSPEIAWVGKTEQQLKAEGRKIKVGKFPFSINGRALGMNAPEGFAKLIADAKTDEVLGVHIISAHASDLIAEAAVAMEFKAASEDIARICHAHPSLSEVLREAALAADKRSLHS, from the coding sequence ATGTCCAAGGAATTTGACGTCGTCGTAATCGGTGCGGGCCCCGGCGGCTACATCGCCGCGGTACGCGCCGCGCAACTCGGCAAGACGGTTGCCTGTATCGAAAAGTGGAAGAACCCGGTCGGGATGCTCAAGCTTGGCGGTACCTGCCTAAACGTCGGCTGCATCCCGTCGAAGGCGCTGCTGACTTCCTCGGAAGAGTTCGAGAAGACTTCGTACCACCTGGCCGACCACGGTATCACGGTGGGCGACGTAAAGATCGACACCGCCAAGATGCTTGCCCGCAAGGATGCTATTGTCGAGAAGATGACGGGCGGCATCGAGTACCTATTCAAGAAGCACAAGATCACCTGGCTCAAGGGCCATGGCAAGTGCACTGGAAAGACCGACGCCGGCGTGCAGATCGAGGCTAGCAGCGCAGGCGAGACCGAAGTCGTGACGGCGAAGAATGTGATCATTGCGACTGGTTCGAAGGCGCGTCACCTGCCGAACTTACCGGTTGACGGAAAAATCGTCGCCGACAACGAAGGCGCGCTGACCTTCGAGACGGTGCCCAAGAAGCTGGCCGTGATCGGAGCCGGCGTAATCGGCCTAGAGCTAGGTTCGGTATGGCACCGCTTGGGTGCTAAAGTGACGGTGCTCGAAGTGCTGCCGACGTTCCTCGTCGCGGCCGACGAAGCCGTCGCCAAGGAAGCCGCTAAGCTGTTCAAGAAGCAGGGCCTCGACATCAACCTCGGCGTAAAGATCGGCGAGGTGAAGATCACGGACGCGGATGTGTCGATCGTTTACACGGACAAGGACGGCGCGGCTAAGACGCTGGAAGCCGACCGTCTGCTTGTGTCGATCGGTCGCGTGCCAAATACCGATAACCTCGGCCTCGAATCGATCGGCTTGAAGGCCAACGAGCGGGGTTTCATCGAGGTCGACGACTACTGCCGTACCGCAGTGCCAAACGTCTACGCAATCGGCGACGTAGTGCGGGGCCCGATGCTCGCGCACAAGGCCGAGGACGAAGGCATGCTGGTCGCGGAAGTGATCCACGGCCAGAAGCCACATATCGACTACAACTGCATTCCGTGGGTGATTTACACCTCTCCAGAAATCGCCTGGGTCGGCAAGACCGAGCAGCAGCTGAAGGCCGAGGGTCGTAAGATCAAGGTGGGCAAGTTCCCGTTCTCGATTAATGGCCGCGCGCTAGGCATGAACGCACCAGAAGGGTTCGCCAAGCTGATCGCCGACGCGAAGACCGACGAAGTGCTGGGCGTGCATATCATCTCGGCCCATGCCTCAGACCTGATCGCCGAAGCCGCGGTGGCGATGGAGTTCAAGGCGGCGTCGGAAGACATCGCCCGGATCTGCCACGCACACCCTTCGCTGTCGGAAGTGCTGCGCGAAGCGGCCTTGGCCGCCGACAAGCGTTCGCTGCACAGTTAA
- the odhB gene encoding 2-oxoglutarate dehydrogenase complex dihydrolipoyllysine-residue succinyltransferase, translated as MAIVAVKVPQLSESVSEATMLQWKKKPGEAVAQDEILIELETDKVVLEVPAAADGVLSQVLHNDGDTVFADQVIATIDTEAKVGAVAAASGTAEVRPAEAPVVVQVAPPAAQAAAATGSSKTTASPAAAKLLAEKGVDPSQVSGTGRAGRITKGDVLGTNATPVKAASAPPTAAPNKAAALSDVKVPDSTTTWLNDRPEQRVPMSRLRARIAERLLESQQTNAILTTFNEVNMQPILDLRAKYKDKFEKEHRVKFGFMSFFVKAVIHALKKFPLVNASIDGNCIVYHGYFDIGIAVGSPRGLVVPILRNADQLSLADLEKKIAEFVQKAKDGTLSIEAMTGGTFSISNGGVFGSMLSTPIINPPQSALLGVHATKERPVVENGQIVIRPINYLALSYDHRIIDGREAVLSLVAMKDALEDPARLLLDL; from the coding sequence ATGGCTATCGTAGCAGTCAAAGTCCCACAGCTTTCTGAATCGGTTTCGGAAGCCACCATGCTGCAGTGGAAGAAAAAACCCGGCGAGGCAGTTGCGCAGGATGAAATCTTGATCGAACTCGAGACCGACAAGGTCGTACTCGAAGTGCCGGCAGCGGCAGATGGTGTGCTGTCGCAAGTGCTGCACAACGATGGCGACACGGTCTTCGCCGACCAAGTGATCGCCACCATCGATACAGAGGCGAAGGTTGGTGCTGTGGCCGCTGCCTCCGGCACAGCCGAAGTGCGTCCAGCCGAGGCACCGGTCGTGGTACAAGTTGCGCCGCCGGCTGCGCAAGCGGCTGCCGCCACGGGTTCCAGCAAGACCACAGCCTCGCCGGCAGCAGCTAAGCTGCTGGCCGAGAAAGGCGTCGATCCGAGCCAGGTCTCGGGCACCGGTCGCGCCGGTCGCATTACCAAAGGCGATGTGCTGGGCACCAACGCTACGCCGGTAAAGGCTGCCTCGGCACCGCCCACCGCTGCGCCGAACAAGGCCGCCGCGCTGTCGGATGTCAAGGTGCCGGACTCGACCACCACCTGGCTGAATGATCGTCCAGAACAACGCGTGCCGATGTCGCGCCTGCGCGCGCGTATCGCCGAGCGTCTACTCGAATCGCAGCAGACCAACGCGATTCTGACGACCTTCAACGAAGTCAACATGCAGCCCATCTTGGACCTGCGCGCCAAGTACAAAGACAAATTCGAGAAGGAGCACCGCGTGAAGTTCGGCTTCATGTCTTTCTTCGTCAAAGCGGTCATCCACGCGCTGAAAAAGTTCCCGCTAGTGAATGCATCGATAGATGGTAACTGCATAGTTTATCACGGCTACTTCGACATCGGTATCGCGGTCGGTTCGCCGCGCGGTCTGGTAGTGCCGATCCTGCGCAATGCCGACCAACTGAGCCTGGCCGACCTCGAGAAGAAGATCGCCGAATTCGTCCAGAAGGCCAAGGATGGCACACTATCGATCGAGGCAATGACAGGCGGCACCTTCTCGATCTCGAACGGCGGCGTATTCGGCTCGATGCTATCGACGCCGATCATCAACCCACCGCAGTCGGCGCTCCTCGGTGTGCACGCCACCAAAGAGCGTCCGGTGGTCGAGAACGGCCAGATCGTGATCCGCCCGATCAACTACCTCGCGCTGTCGTATGACCATCGGATTATCGACGGTCGCGAAGCGGTGCTCTCACTGGTCGCCATGAAGGACGCGCTGGAAGATCCGGCACGCCTACTGCTCGACCTGTAA
- a CDS encoding 2-oxoglutarate dehydrogenase E1 component: MSDVMKRFQLNSYLFGGNASYVEELYEAYLDNPVSVSDDWREYFDALQNVPATNGSNVNDVAHFSIVESFVQRAKANAFIPRDSGNAGHLATARKQVDVQSLISAYRFLGSQWANLDPLKRREHPAIPELELAFYDFSEADLDQTFSASNLYFGFEQASLRDIVKSLRATYCGTIGAEYMYIRDPEQKRWWQERLESTRATPNCTVEKKQHVLNRLTAAEGLERYLHTKYVGQKRFSLEGGESFIAAMDEVVQHAGSKGVQEIVIGMAHRGRLNVLVNTLGKMPVDLFAEFEGKHVDDLPAGDVKYHKGFSSDIATKGGPVHLSLAFNPSHLEIVNPVVEGSAKARMDRRGDADGLQVLPVQIHGDAAFTGQGVVMETLNLAQTRGYGTHGTLHIIINNQIGFTTSDPRDARSTLYCTDVVKMIEAPVLHVNGDDPEAVILTVQIAIDYRMQFHKDVVIDIVCFRKLGHNEQDTPAVTQPLMYKKIAQHPGTRALYADQLVRQGVITAEQGDELVKAYRKAMDDGHHTVDPVLSNYKSKYAVDWVPFLNRKWTDSADTTVPLAELKRLGERITTVPENFKVHPLVERVINDRRKMARGDQPLDWGMGEHLAVASLVASGYAVRLTGQDSGRGTFTHRHAVLHDQNRERWNDGTYVPLQNIADGQANFTVIDSALSEEAVLGFEYGYSTAEPNTLVLWEAQFGDFVNGAQVVIDQFISSGEVKWGRISGLTMLLPHGYEGQGPEHSSTRIERFLQMCADYNMQVVQPTTPAQIFHLLRRQMIRLFRKPLIVAAPKSLLRHKEAVSDLSELAKGSFQSVLGETDESIDAKKVKRVLACSGRVYYDLVVHRSAAKVNDVAIIRIEQLYPFTHKQFEAELHKYDNATEVVWVQDEPKNQGPWFYIEHHLKEGIKEGIKEGQKLAYSGRPASASPAVGYYAKHYEQQKALIEGAFGHLQSASIAK; encoded by the coding sequence ATGTCAGATGTAATGAAGCGGTTCCAGCTGAACTCCTATCTGTTCGGCGGCAATGCTTCGTATGTAGAAGAACTGTACGAAGCCTACTTGGATAACCCGGTATCGGTGTCGGACGATTGGCGCGAGTATTTCGACGCGCTGCAGAACGTACCGGCTACAAATGGTTCGAACGTGAACGACGTCGCCCACTTTTCGATCGTCGAATCCTTTGTCCAGCGCGCCAAAGCCAATGCCTTCATCCCGCGCGACAGCGGTAACGCCGGCCATCTGGCCACCGCGCGCAAGCAGGTTGACGTTCAGTCCCTGATCAGCGCCTATCGCTTCCTCGGCTCGCAATGGGCCAATCTCGACCCGCTAAAGCGTCGAGAGCACCCCGCGATCCCCGAGCTCGAACTCGCGTTCTACGACTTCTCCGAGGCCGACCTCGATCAGACATTCAGCGCCAGCAACCTGTATTTCGGTTTTGAGCAAGCTTCGCTGCGTGACATCGTCAAGTCGCTGCGCGCTACGTATTGTGGCACGATCGGTGCCGAGTACATGTATATCCGAGACCCGGAGCAGAAGCGCTGGTGGCAGGAGCGCCTTGAGTCCACGCGCGCCACGCCGAACTGCACGGTCGAGAAAAAGCAGCACGTGCTGAATCGCCTGACGGCCGCTGAAGGCCTCGAGCGCTACTTGCACACCAAGTACGTCGGCCAAAAGCGCTTTTCGCTCGAAGGCGGAGAAAGCTTTATCGCGGCGATGGACGAAGTGGTCCAACATGCGGGCTCCAAGGGCGTACAGGAAATTGTCATCGGCATGGCCCACCGCGGTCGACTGAACGTGCTCGTCAATACCCTCGGCAAGATGCCGGTCGACCTGTTCGCTGAATTCGAAGGCAAGCACGTCGACGACCTGCCGGCCGGCGACGTGAAGTACCACAAAGGCTTTTCCTCGGACATCGCCACCAAAGGTGGACCAGTCCACCTTTCGCTCGCGTTCAACCCCTCGCACCTGGAAATCGTCAACCCGGTGGTCGAAGGTTCGGCCAAGGCCCGCATGGATCGTCGCGGCGATGCCGACGGCCTGCAGGTGCTGCCGGTACAAATCCACGGCGATGCGGCCTTTACGGGCCAGGGCGTAGTAATGGAAACACTGAACCTGGCGCAGACCCGCGGTTACGGCACGCACGGAACGCTGCACATCATCATTAATAACCAGATCGGCTTTACCACCTCGGACCCGCGCGACGCGCGCTCGACGCTGTACTGTACCGACGTAGTCAAGATGATCGAGGCACCGGTGCTGCATGTGAATGGCGACGATCCGGAGGCGGTGATACTCACGGTGCAGATCGCAATCGACTATCGCATGCAGTTCCACAAGGATGTCGTGATCGACATCGTTTGCTTTCGCAAGCTCGGCCACAACGAGCAGGACACGCCGGCGGTCACGCAGCCTCTGATGTACAAAAAAATTGCGCAGCACCCCGGAACTCGCGCGCTATATGCCGATCAGCTGGTGCGGCAGGGCGTGATCACTGCCGAGCAGGGCGACGAGCTCGTCAAGGCTTACCGCAAAGCGATGGACGACGGCCACCACACGGTCGATCCGGTGCTCTCGAACTATAAGAGCAAGTACGCGGTCGACTGGGTACCATTTTTGAACCGCAAGTGGACTGACTCAGCCGACACGACCGTTCCGCTGGCGGAACTGAAGCGTCTCGGCGAACGTATCACTACGGTGCCCGAGAACTTCAAGGTCCACCCGCTGGTCGAGCGCGTAATCAACGACCGCCGCAAGATGGCCCGGGGCGACCAACCACTCGACTGGGGCATGGGTGAGCATCTCGCGGTTGCCTCGCTGGTCGCCTCGGGATACGCCGTGCGACTGACCGGACAGGATTCTGGCCGCGGTACGTTCACGCACCGTCATGCGGTACTGCACGACCAAAACCGCGAGCGCTGGAACGATGGAACCTATGTGCCGCTGCAGAACATTGCGGACGGCCAGGCGAACTTTACGGTGATCGACTCGGCGCTCTCGGAAGAAGCGGTGCTCGGCTTCGAGTACGGCTACTCGACCGCAGAACCGAACACGCTCGTACTGTGGGAAGCGCAGTTCGGCGACTTCGTGAACGGTGCGCAGGTGGTGATCGACCAGTTCATCTCCTCGGGTGAGGTGAAGTGGGGCCGTATCTCGGGCCTGACGATGCTGCTGCCGCACGGCTACGAAGGCCAGGGTCCGGAGCACTCGTCCACGCGTATCGAGCGTTTTTTGCAGATGTGCGCGGATTACAACATGCAGGTGGTCCAGCCGACCACCCCAGCGCAGATCTTCCACCTACTGCGACGCCAGATGATCCGTCTGTTCCGTAAGCCGCTGATCGTCGCCGCGCCGAAGTCGTTGCTGCGTCACAAGGAAGCCGTCTCGGACCTGTCTGAACTGGCCAAGGGTTCGTTTCAATCGGTGCTCGGTGAAACCGACGAGTCGATCGACGCGAAGAAGGTCAAGCGCGTGCTAGCCTGTTCAGGCCGCGTGTACTACGACCTGGTCGTCCATCGCAGCGCAGCGAAGGTGAATGACGTGGCGATCATCCGGATCGAGCAGCTCTATCCGTTTACTCACAAGCAGTTCGAAGCGGAACTGCATAAGTACGACAACGCGACTGAAGTGGTCTGGGTGCAGGATGAGCCGAAAAATCAGGGCCCGTGGTTCTACATCGAACATCACCTGAAGGAAGGCATAAAGGAAGGCATAAAGGAAGGGCAGAAGCTCGCATACAGTGGTCGCCCGGCTTCCGCCTCGCCAGCGGTTGGTTACTACGCGAAGCACTACGAGCAGCAGAAGGCCCTGATCGAAGGGGCATTCGGCCACCTGCAGAGTGCGTCGATCGCAAAATAA
- a CDS encoding transposase: MLEETDQRLARKKVFLIFDKQKVHHAKSVKAWFAEHLDKFEVFYLPSYGLELNPDEMFNANLKANVTKQATAREPRGISRKPSSAICVALWHKSSEIR, from the coding sequence CTGCTTGAAGAGACTGATCAAAGACTTGCACGCAAGAAGGTGTTTCTGATTTTCGACAAACAAAAGGTGCATCACGCCAAGTCGGTCAAGGCGTGGTTCGCCGAACACCTCGATAAGTTCGAGGTGTTCTACCTGCCCTCGTACGGTCTGGAGCTTAATCCAGACGAGATGTTCAACGCGAATCTGAAAGCGAACGTGACGAAGCAGGCGACGGCGCGAGAACCAAGAGGCATCTCAAGAAAGCCCTCATCAGCCATTTGTGTGGCGTTGTGGCATAAATCGAGCGAGATCCGTTGA
- a CDS encoding winged helix-turn-helix domain-containing protein, giving the protein MFDADVVRGVGLYLVCWGFTPQKPMKRAYEQRTEAVQAWLNETYPEIVRRAKAEGAKMQ; this is encoded by the coding sequence GTGTTTGACGCTGACGTTGTAAGGGGTGTCGGCTTGTATCTGGTGTGTTGGGGCTTCACCCCACAAAAGCCGATGAAGCGGGCCTACGAGCAGCGAACGGAAGCGGTGCAGGCATGGCTGAACGAGACGTATCCTGAGATTGTGCGTCGGGCAAAAGCAGAAGGCGCGAAAATGCAGTAA
- the gltA gene encoding citrate synthase — protein sequence MIPSNVKATLSFSDNSPSVELPIYKGTMGSDVIDIRKLYGQTGKFTYDPGFMSTASCNSAITYIDGDKGELLYRGYPIENLAQNADFLETCYLLLKGELPNAIQKKEFVETVTKHTMVHEQMHFFFRGFRRDAHPMAILVAAVGALSAFYHDSLDINDPHHREVSAIRMIAKLPTLVSMAYKYSIGQPFVYPKNELSYSANFMHMMFSNPCEEYKVNDVLVRALDRILILHADHEQNASTSTVRLAGSSGANPFACIAAGIACLWGPAHGGANEAALNMLEQIGSPDNIPEFIKQVKDKHSCVKLMGFGHRVYKNYDPRARLMRETCYEVLNELGLHEDPLFKLATQLENSALEDEYFVSRKLYPNVDFYSGIVQHALGIPTSMFTCIFAMARTVGWIGQWNEMIGDPEQKIGRPRQLFIGSTPREATAIDKRA from the coding sequence ATGATCCCATCTAATGTTAAAGCCACGCTATCGTTCAGCGACAATTCGCCTAGCGTCGAACTGCCGATCTACAAGGGCACGATGGGCTCGGATGTGATCGACATCCGCAAGCTGTACGGCCAGACCGGAAAGTTCACGTACGACCCGGGCTTTATGTCCACTGCATCCTGCAATTCAGCTATCACATACATTGACGGGGACAAGGGCGAGCTACTGTACCGGGGCTACCCAATCGAAAATCTCGCGCAGAACGCCGACTTCCTCGAGACCTGCTACCTGCTACTCAAGGGCGAGCTGCCGAACGCCATCCAGAAGAAGGAATTCGTCGAGACCGTCACAAAGCACACGATGGTCCACGAGCAGATGCACTTCTTCTTTCGCGGCTTCCGTCGCGATGCACACCCGATGGCAATCTTGGTAGCCGCTGTAGGCGCGCTGTCGGCGTTTTACCACGACTCGCTCGACATCAATGATCCCCATCACCGCGAAGTCTCGGCGATCCGCATGATCGCCAAGCTTCCGACGCTGGTATCGATGGCCTACAAGTACAGCATCGGCCAGCCCTTCGTCTATCCAAAAAACGAACTCTCGTACAGCGCAAACTTCATGCACATGATGTTCTCGAACCCGTGTGAGGAGTACAAGGTCAACGACGTGCTGGTTCGCGCGCTCGACCGCATCCTGATCCTGCACGCCGATCACGAGCAGAACGCATCGACCTCGACGGTCCGTCTGGCGGGTTCCTCGGGCGCCAACCCGTTCGCATGTATCGCGGCCGGTATCGCCTGTCTATGGGGACCGGCGCACGGCGGCGCGAACGAAGCTGCGCTGAACATGCTCGAGCAGATTGGTTCGCCCGACAACATTCCAGAGTTCATTAAGCAAGTGAAGGACAAACACTCATGCGTGAAGCTGATGGGCTTCGGTCACCGCGTCTACAAGAACTATGATCCGCGCGCTAGGCTGATGCGAGAGACCTGCTACGAAGTGCTGAACGAACTGGGTCTGCACGAAGACCCGCTGTTCAAGCTTGCGACGCAGCTCGAGAATAGTGCGTTGGAAGACGAATACTTCGTGTCGCGCAAGCTGTACCCAAACGTCGACTTCTACTCGGGCATCGTCCAGCACGCGTTAGGCATCCCGACCTCGATGTTCACCTGTATCTTCGCGATGGCGCGTACCGTTGGCTGGATCGGCCAGTGGAACGAGATGATCGGCGACCCGGAGCAGAAAATCGGTCGTCCTCGCCAACTGTTCATCGGCTCCACCCCGCGTGAAGCGACCGCCATCGATAAGCGTGCCTGA
- a CDS encoding glycosyltransferase family 1 protein, which produces MNVTTSANWHRPPVGIVRVEQSICHELERLYGQDQFRKCIWRDGQFVEWTGVQAERSTNFDDAINMMLPKTASFDLSRQFLFRALERFSRKQSFSGVDNGTSMTLELPIAASEQYRLSPSAGDVLVSIGLDWDQSYSSHFYALNKKRGVRVITCCYDLIPVLFPQYCVGDVANRFKEYFNALSWGSTAVLCISERTRKDYLELCEKIGSPMRPAHVIPLGDNVPSGRGGVGTEVQAVLRKPFILFVSTIERRKNQEVLYRAYHLLCREGHANRLPKLVFVGMPGWGVGDLLKDIELDPLTQDLIVQLNHVGDEELMQLYQNTLFFAYPSLYEGWGLPVGEALAMSKAVLSSDQGSLPEVGGDLVRYLHAWDVRAWADVILDWCTSPEVIARIEQRVKREYRVRTWLNTGKVVKKVIDQILAENVQSIMIYPGHDCSTQIGTHVGSSLRGSGKEGCLMFGPHYSIASGKYEIKLFGIADPDNDTHLLINFVSSGGQQNFWCGEVSFPKSLDESEVMVVEFEIDVEKAVNDFELRCIDRGSFATLTKLEISRSPTEHTH; this is translated from the coding sequence ATGAATGTGACGACCAGTGCGAACTGGCATCGTCCGCCAGTTGGTATCGTGCGTGTCGAGCAGTCGATCTGCCACGAACTCGAACGTCTGTATGGCCAGGATCAATTCAGAAAATGTATCTGGAGAGATGGGCAGTTCGTCGAATGGACCGGCGTGCAGGCTGAGCGTTCCACCAACTTCGACGATGCGATCAACATGATGCTTCCGAAAACGGCATCGTTTGATCTTTCGCGGCAGTTCCTGTTTCGTGCGCTCGAGCGATTCAGTCGAAAGCAATCGTTCAGCGGTGTGGATAATGGCACCTCTATGACGCTCGAGTTGCCGATCGCGGCGAGCGAGCAGTATCGCCTATCGCCGTCGGCCGGCGATGTCCTGGTCTCAATCGGACTTGACTGGGATCAGTCGTATTCGTCTCATTTCTATGCACTGAACAAGAAGCGAGGAGTGCGCGTCATCACCTGTTGCTACGACCTAATTCCAGTGCTATTTCCACAATACTGTGTCGGTGATGTCGCGAATCGCTTCAAGGAGTATTTCAACGCCTTGTCGTGGGGATCCACAGCCGTGCTGTGCATCTCAGAGCGGACTCGCAAAGACTATCTCGAATTGTGTGAAAAAATCGGCTCGCCAATGCGACCGGCCCATGTGATTCCGCTCGGGGATAATGTGCCGAGCGGGCGTGGCGGCGTAGGGACAGAAGTTCAGGCTGTATTGCGCAAGCCGTTCATTCTGTTTGTCTCTACCATCGAGCGCAGAAAAAATCAAGAGGTACTATATCGAGCCTATCACCTTCTCTGCCGAGAAGGCCATGCCAATCGCCTGCCGAAGCTGGTGTTCGTTGGTATGCCGGGCTGGGGTGTCGGCGATCTTCTGAAGGACATCGAGCTCGATCCCCTCACGCAGGACCTGATCGTCCAGCTCAATCATGTGGGCGACGAGGAACTGATGCAGCTTTATCAGAATACACTGTTCTTTGCCTATCCATCGCTGTACGAAGGATGGGGCCTTCCGGTCGGCGAAGCGCTGGCGATGAGCAAGGCCGTGCTGAGTTCCGACCAGGGCTCTTTGCCGGAAGTCGGCGGAGACCTAGTGCGCTACCTACATGCCTGGGACGTGCGTGCCTGGGCCGACGTTATCTTAGACTGGTGCACCTCTCCCGAGGTGATCGCCAGGATCGAGCAGCGTGTCAAGCGTGAATATCGTGTGCGCACCTGGCTGAATACAGGCAAGGTCGTGAAGAAAGTCATCGACCAGATCTTGGCCGAAAATGTTCAGTCGATCATGATCTATCCGGGCCACGATTGCAGCACCCAAATCGGCACCCATGTCGGCTCTTCCTTGAGAGGAAGTGGCAAGGAAGGATGCCTGATGTTTGGCCCGCACTATTCCATCGCCTCGGGCAAGTACGAGATCAAGCTCTTCGGCATAGCCGACCCGGATAACGATACGCACCTGCTCATCAACTTCGTTAGTAGCGGCGGACAGCAAAATTTTTGGTGCGGTGAAGTCTCGTTCCCGAAGTCCCTCGACGAGTCAGAGGTGATGGTAGTCGAGTTCGAGATCGATGTCGAAAAGGCTGTTAACGATTTCGAGCTTCGCTGTATCGACCGGGGCAGTTTTGCCACGCTCACGAAGCTCGAAATTTCTCGGTCGCCCACTGAGCACACGCATTGA